CTGCTCGCCGTCGAAGCCGACAATGCCGGGCTGGAACAGAAGCTGGCGGTGCTCGAATTCCGCCGCATGTTCAACAACCCGCAGGACCCGAACCCCTGCTTCCTGGAAATTCAGGCCGGCGCCGGCGGCACCGAGGCACAGGACTGGGCCGCAATGCTGCTGCGCATGTACCTCAAATTCGGCGAGAAAAAGGGGTTCACCGTGGAAGTCATGGAAGAATCCGAAGGCGACGTCGCCGGCGTCAAGGGCGCCACGATCAAATTCACCGGCGACTACGCCTACGGCACGCTGCGCACCGAAACCGGCATTCACCGCCTCGTTCGCAAGTCGCCGTTCGACTCCAACGCGCGCCGCCATACCAGCTTTACGTCGGTCTTCGTCTATCCGGAAGTCGACGACTCGATCGAGATCGACATCAACCCGGCCGACGTGCGCACCGACACCTACCGCGCCTCGGGCGCCGGCGGTCAGCACATCAACAAGACCGACTCTGCCGTGCGCCTGACCCACATCCCGAGCGGCATCGTCGTCCAGTGTCAGAACGACCGCTCGCAGCACCGCAATCGCGACGAAGCCTGGCAAATGCTGCGCGCCCGCCTCTACGAACTTGAACTGCGCAAGCAGATGGCCGAGCAGCAGAAGCTGGAGGACGCCAAGTCGGACATCGGCTGGGGTCACCAGATCCGCTCCTACGTGCTCGACCAGTCGCGCATCAAGGACCTGCGCACCAACCACGAAACCGGCAACACCCAGGCCGTGCTCGACGGCGATCTCGACGACTTCATCGAGGCCAGCCTGAAACAGGGCGTCTAAATGGCTACGGCGACGGAGCGCCTCGACCTTGCCGACTTTTTCGCGCATGGTGTCGAACCCGCCGACGTCGCGCCACTCTACCCGCTGCTTGGCGCCCGCGGGCTGATCGCCGCCTGCATTGCCGTCTTTCGCGGCGGTGAAGCCGAGGTCATGGTGCGGCTTCTGGTACTGCGTGAAATCGGCGCACGTGCCGACAGCCCGAGTTGGTCGCCGCGCGAACTGGAGATGCATTTCGGATTTCTCGACGCGGTCAAGCTCGAAACGGTCTTGAAGCGCCTGCGTGAGCATGAGTTGCTGGTCTGGGATACGGAAAGGCGCGCTTACCAGATTTCCCCGACCGGCCGCATGGTGCTGGCCGCATTATCGACATTGCTGCAGTTTGCCGCCGAGGACGATGCCGAACTCGGCTACCTGACCGCGCAGATCGCCGCCGGTGGCGCGACCGGGCGCATTTCACCGGAAAACCTGCAACATCTGCTGGCGCGCCTCGCCGAGTTGGAGGATGAGTTTTCCGGCGCCGTCGCCTCCGGATCGGAATTTCGCCTGCAAAGTGCCCAGAAAAAACTGAACTCGGTCTGGCAATGGATGGAAAAAGGCACCGAAATCATGCGTGAGCTGACCGCCGACGGCTTGCCTGACGACGCCACCTGGCGACTGGCGCAGGAAATCGGCGCCCGGCAGAGCCGCATCATGCGCATGACCGGCATCTTCCAGCGCGAACTCGCGGCCATCGCCCGCCAGCGCGTGCACCTCTCGCAAGGGGGTCTGACCTCGTCGGAACTGGCGGCCTGGCTGACCACGCGCAGCATCGACCAACTCGCCGAATTTGCCGTCGGCGTCACCCATCTGGTACCGGAAATTCCTTTTGTACTCGGTGATGTGATGGCCGATGTCGCCGAATTTGAATTGCTGGAACGCGAGCGCCCGGACCGTAAACGCTCCAGCCTGCCGCCTGCGGTCGACACCGAAAATACCCGTGAAATCCCGCGCGAGCCACCGCCGGAACTAGCCGCGTTGACGCGTCTGCTGGCTAACCTGACCGGGCGCGACGAAGCGCTGGAGGTTGCCGATGCCGTCATTGGCGACAACTACCGCGCCGCCGCCTACCGTTTCTCGCTGCTCCCCTTCCTCGGCGACCCCGCTGGTGACCCGGACCTTGCCGCGCTCGGCGCCCTGCCGCTGAGCCTGCGCTGGGCGGACGATGGCGCCCTCGATAACCCGCAGCGCAATGGCGTCGCCGCCATCAGTCGCGGCTGGATTTTGTCCCGGAGCCGCCCATGAATGCCGATACCCCGGTTCAGTTCATCGCCCGCCTGCTCGTCGAGCGCTGGCTGCCGAAAGCCGATGCCGATGTCCGCCGCCTCCTGATCGACGAAAGTTTCCGCCAGGACATCGAGCACCGCCTGGCCGCCAGCGGCCTGCGCCTGCTCGACAACCCCTTTGCCAGTCATATTGCCCTGGGACTCGCCGATGGCACCGAAAATGCCATTTTCGGACGCGGCGACACCTGGCTGTCGAACAATGCCGGACTCAATCGCGACGGTGTCGCCCTGCTGATTTTGCTCTGGGCGCTGATCATCCTGCCCAAGCGCGAACGCCAGCTTTCCCGCAAGGCGACCACCGACGAAGGGCAAACCGACATGTTCGGCAAGACGCAACCGGCGCCGCTGCGCGAAGATGCGACGCGCGGCGTGCCGGAGAATGTGCTGCTCGAAGATTACGGCAAGCTGATTGGCGGCAAGGGGCGCTTGCAGTTCTTGCTGCCCGTACTCTCGCGCCTCGGCTTTATTGAACGGCGCAACAAGGTGCTGCACGAAGGCCCACTGCTCGATCTGGCATTTGACTACGCTGAATTGGCGCCGCGTATTCTTGACGGTGCGCTCGCCGAAGTACTGGCTGCGGTCAACAGCATAAAAGCGGCAAAAACCGCGTCGACCGCAGAAGGATCTGTCTGATGTTCCGTCTGGAAAAACTGGAGGTTGTCCATTGGGATTTCTGGCAACGCCTGGTGCTGCCGCTGGATGCGTCGATCGTCACCATTGTCGGCCCCAACGGTTCCGGCAAGACCACCCTGCTCGATGCCCTGCGCACCCTGCTCGCGCTCGACTGCTCGAAAAAGCGCGACTATAAACGCTATGTGCGGCGTAATGGCGAGGATTTCTGCTGGTTGCGCGGCGTCGTCGATAACCGTCGCCAGCCCTCGGGCAGGCGACCGTTCTGGCCGCCCTTTTCCAGCGACAGGGTAACGCTGGCCTGCCGTATCGAGAAGAAGGGCGGCGACTGGACACGGCATTACCTGATCGCCGAAGGCGACACACCGATCGAAGCCCTGCACACCGGAGCTACCCCGCTCGGCGTCCGCGAATACCAGCAAATGCTGCACGGCGCCGGGCTGACGCCGGCCATCGGACAGGTGCTGTCGCTGGAACAGGGGCAGACCGACAAGCTGTGCGAACTGTCGCCCAAGGCACTGCTCGATCTGGTGTTTCAGGTTTTCGGCGACCGCGAGGTACTCGACCGCTATCAGGAAGCCCGCCAGCATCAGGAAGCTACGCGCCGCGAGCTGCTGGAACTGGAGGCGCAGCTGGACCGCTTGCAGGTGCGAATTCAAAAAACCGAGTTTGAGGTTGACAACTACCAGACCTGGAGTCGGCTGAACGCCGACCGTAACCGCCTGTTCAGCGAGATTCGCCTCCGGCTGGAATATCACCTGCTGGGCGACTCGATCGCCAAGGGCAGTTCGCAAATCATCGGCATGCAGCGCGAATGGCGCAGTTTTCTGGCTGATAAAATGGCTTTGCAAGCCAGTCGACCGCAAGCCGAGGCCGATCTTTCAGCCGCCGAAACCCGCCGTGTCGCCGCCCTCGCCGAAGAACAACGCGCCATTGACGCCCAAGCGCCGATCAACCGCGAAGCCGGCAAACTTGAAGGACTGCTCAACGAACGTGACCGCCTGCTGCGCCTGGCCAAGGAAGCGGGCGATGATCCGGAAGTAATCGTCCGCCAGCAAGGCGCGGCGGAAACCCGGCGCGACGCTCTGCGCCTTGAACTCGCCGGCTGGCAAGGTGAGCAGCGCGAACTGGAGGCCGTCATCGCTGCCCTCGCCAGTGGTCAACGCGCCGAACCGGGCGACATCCGCGATTTTCGCGCCGCGCTGGACGATGCTGGTATTGCCCACGATCTGCTGGTCGACCTGGTGGAAATTACCGACACCGGCTGGCAAAAAGCTGTCGAAGCCCTGCTCGCCCCCTATGCCCATCTGGTCGTGCTGCACCGCGAACGTGATGCCGAAGCAGCCTTTGCGCTGGGCGAAAAGCACAAGTACCGGCATTTCATCGTCCCCGAACGTAGCGAACCCAGCCTGCCGGCGCCGGGCAGCGTCGCCGAGGTCGTTCATTTCCGGCGACCGGTTCCCGGCTGGATCGACAGGCTACTCGACCGCACACAGCGCGTCGACGCTGCCCATGCCGGCGCCCGGCTGCCACGCGCTCAGGACTGGGTCACAAAAAGCGGCTACCTGCGCGAACGACGCGGCGGTCGCCATGCCGCGCCGGAACAGGCGCGTTTCGGCGCCGCCCGCCTGACTGCCGTGCAAGCCCAATTGGCCAAACTCGCCCCACGCATCGCCAAGCACAAGGCCGACATTGCCGAATGCGAGCAAACCATCGCCACCTGTCGCGCCCACCAGGACGGTAAAAACGCCACGCAAAACCTGGCTGCCCGCGCCGCCGAATTCGCTGCTGCGGAAGCCCAAAACACCAGCCTGGAAAGCCACCGTCAGCGAGTTCGGGAAGATTTGAACCACACCCGCCAGCAACGCAATGAGGCCGATGATGCCTGGCGCCAGGCAGAGCGCGCTGTCGAAAAAACTACCGCGCAATTACAGGATGTCGACAAGCGTCTGGCCGAAAAAGCCAACAAGCCAGCCCGCCTGCAACAGGCCGAACGTCTGAGATCCCTGCGCCGCAGCCGCCGTACCCTGCCTGCCAACTGGCTTGACGAGACGGCCAATGCCGAAATCGCCAAAGAATGGGAAAGCCTCGCCACCATCGACCGCGAAATCCACAAAATCGAACGCGATCTGGCGGAAAAAACCTGGATCACCGACGCCAACATCCTTCTCACCCGCGACAAGCTGAAGGCCGATGCCGACCGGCAAGCCGAAGAACTGGCCGATCGCGCGCGCGACAACCGGATGGCCGAAGCGCAAACGCTGGCCGCCCGCGAGCAATATGTGAACGTGCTACGCGCCACCGTCCGCCGCTATGGGCGCAACCTGCGCACACTCGGTGAAATGGCCGACATCAAGGTCGAAGCCGAGTTACCCCTGCTGGCCGATGACGATGTCGCACTCGGTCAGGCCGCGCTAACCGTCAAGTTCGATTTCGACGAAAAGGGCTTCATGGGCCTCAATGACGGCGATGCTTCCGGCGGCCAGCAGGTCATGAAATCGCTGATCCTGCTCATTGCCTTGATGATGGAGGAATCCCGCCCCGGCGGCTTCGTCTTTATCGACGAGCCTTTCGCCCACCTCGACATTGTCAACATCGACCGCGTCGCCGGCTTTCTCAAGACCACCCAGGCGCAGTACCTGCTGACGACGCCGGTCACCCACAACGTCAATGTGCACGATCCTTCATTGCTGACCCTGGTCACCTTCAAGAAGAAACCGGGCGCGCCCTGGGCGCCACGTGTCGGCGTTCTGGTGCGCGATAGCGAGTAAGCGGAAATGCCGATGCAACTCGACATCTTCGAGCACTCGCGTGATGTGATGCTCAACAACGCGGTAGTCGAGGCCTGGCTCCGGCATGACCTGCCTGCCGTCCAGCAAGGGATCGCCCTGTTGCGCGAGGAGTTTCCGGCGCACGTCGATCTGCCGCAGCATGATCGCCTTCGGCAGCAACTGCACCGGTTCGCGCTGGGCTTGCAGCCGGGCAAACTGTCCTTGCGCCAGACGCAACTGCGCGAGCAGATTCTGCCCTTGGCCGAGAGTCTGCTCGGCTGGCACCACCGCGACCGATGGACGCGGCCGCTCTGGCGCGCCCTGGCCGAAGTCGCTCTACCCCTGCCCTACGACCCCAGGCGCCCCGAATGCCACGCCACGGCGTTCTGGCTGGCGGCCAATGAGATCGCGGAAGCGCGGCGTGCGGTCAGCAGCATTCCCTCCTGGCGGCGCATCCCTCAACCCCTGGTCTGGATGACTCGCATCGAACTGCTCGCCAGTTCTCCGGAAGTCTGGTGGCCCTTGCTCGCCGAATCGGCCTGGCTGGCCCCGGAAGCTTTCGCAAGCCAACTGCGGAACGTATCGGGCACGGTCGACCCGCTCATTGCCCGCTTTTCCAGAGAGTTCGAGAACAACGGCGAATTCCACGACCTCAACTGGTTTCCAGCCTGGCTGCTCATCCATCAGCCGGAGATTCGCCAGCTATTGCGTCCGGCCGAGCCCAATCCCAGCGATCCGGCGCGGGCTTTCAGCCTCTTGCTCAATCTCCTGCACCTGGAGCGAACCGGCCAACAGGCGGGTTTGATTGCCCAGCGCGCCAAGTTGCGCGCCCTCGCTCCCGATATTTTTGCCGACTACATGCGTAGCCGTTAAGCAGCCATGGCCGAGATCGAAACCGAACTGCTTGGCGGGGCGTCGCTGGCCAGCCCGAACGCCACTCGCAAACGCTATACCCGGAAGATTCACGGCTCGCCCACCGAACTGCCGGGCGAGCACATCGATTTGCTGCGGCGCTGGATCAGACCCCAACAGGCGCGGCGCAAATGGTCCACCCTGCTCGCCGATGCCGGCAGCAAACATCTCGAAGCAGCGCTCAAGCTCGCTGACTGGCTGCTCCGTAACGGCTGGGCCGTGCACTATGAAAAGCGCGTTGGCAGCCGCTGGGAGACCACCTGGCTGGAATTTCCCCATCTGGAAAGCCTGCGCGAGATGTTCCAGTTACCCGACCCGGTGCAACTCGCCGCCGATTGGGCGAGGGCCGGCGAGCAGCAGTTAACCGCCGCCGATCTCGCTGTTGCGCATGCCGCGCTCGCCGGATTGCCGCTCGCCCGCCGCCTCAAGCGCTTTCCCCTGCTGCAAAAACTTGAAGCCTGGCGCAGCGATCAACGGCAAGGCACGCGCCGCGACTTTGCGCTCTTTGCGCGCGGCGACAGCAAAGGTCTGACGGCCAGCGAATGGGCCTGGCTCAATGCTGCGGTCGACCTGCAAAACAGCGGCATTTTCGAGCACACGCCGCACCTGCTGCTGGCTGGACCGATCCGGCTTTACACAGCCAACGGCCTGATCGATCTGGATGCCAGCGCCGACTGGGTCGCGCTGACTCCGGAAACCGTCGCCGCGACGCTGCACAGCGATGGCCAGCCCCGTCTCTGGCGGCTCGTCGAAAACCTGACCAGTTTCGAGCGCATCGCGCGTCGGCGTGCGCCGGATGAAGCAGTGGTCTGGCTGCCCGGCTTTCCGCCCGGCTGGTGGCAGGACGCTATGCGCCACCTTCTCGTCGGCGCCCCGGCGCCCGCCGAAATCGCCTGCGATCCCGACCCGGCCGGCATCGCTATCGCGCTGCAGGCGGCCGGTCTCTGGGAAAGGCTGGGGTTACCATGGCGGCCCTGGGCCATGGGTCGTAACGACCTGATTGCCGCCCCTCAGCGCAAGTCATTGACCGAACATGACCGCCAACAACTGTCGAAGCTGCTGGCCGGCGAACTCCCGCCCGAACTTCGTCAACTCGCCACCACCCTCCTGGAACTTGGCGAAAAGGCCGAGCAGGAAGGCTATCTTTGATGATATCCATCATCAACTTGTTGCCCTACAAGCTTGAAACCACCAGCATCATCAACTTGTTGCACTTAAGACTTAAGACCGCCCAATAATGAACCGACCCCAATCGAACAAAATGCTTTGGCTGCTCAGCGCCCTGAGCGCACTGACCCTGGCCGGCTGCAGCGACAGGACGCCAACTGCCACCCAAACAGCCAAGCCTGCCCTCACCGTCACCACCGTTACCCCGCAAACCCTGCCCTGGCCGCAAACCCTCTCGGCCAGCGGTAACGTTGCTGCCTGGCAGGAAGCGATCATCGGCCCGGAAATCAGCAACTACCGAATTACCGAGGTGCGCGCCAATATTGGCGATGCGGTGAAGAAGGGCGATGTGCTGGCGCGCATCGCCAGCGATGCGGTCGACAGCGAACTCGCCGAAACCCGCGCGGCGGTGGCAGAGGCCGAGGCGACGCTGGCCGAGGCCCGAGCCAACAACGAGCGCGCCCGGCAGTTGCGTGACAAGGGTTTTTACAGCGCGCAGCAAGGCGTTCAGACGCAGACCGCCACCGACACCGCGCTGGCCCGCCTCAACGCCACCAAGGCGCGCCTGCAGTCGGCCGAATTGCGACGGTCCAAGGCCAGTGTGATAGCGCCCGACGACGGCATTGTCTCGGCACGCAGTGCCACGGTCGGCTCGCTGACGCAAACCGGCGAGGAACTGTTCCGCCTGATTCGAGGCGGCCGGCTGGAATGGCGCGCCGAAGTGACCGCCGCTGAACTGATCCGGCTGCAACCCGGCCAGCCGGCGCGTCTGGAAAGCCCGAACGGCATCGCCGTCAGCGGCACCATTCGTGCCGTCGCGCCGACGGTCGACCCGCAGACGCGCAACGGCATCGTCTATGTTGACCTGCCGCCCGAGGCCGGCAAGGCGCTCAGTGCCGGCATGTTCACGCGTGGCGAGTTCGATCTCGGGCAACGCCCGGCACTGACGCTGCCGCAATCGGCCGTGCTGCTGCGCGAGGGCTTCGCCTACGTCTTCCGCATCGATCCGGGCGGCAATGATCTGGCCAAGGTAACACTGACCAAGGTCGGTACCGACCGCCGCAACGTCGGGCGCATCGAGGTCAGCGGCATCGACGCCGGTTCGCAGGTCGTCGCCAGCGGCGCCGGCTTTCTTGCGGACGGCGACACCGTCCGCATCGTCGCCGCCGAAAAGCAGCCATGAACGTTTCCGCGTGGTCGATCCGGAACCCGATTCCGGCCATCCTGGTCTTCGTCATGTTGACATTGCTCGGCGTCATGGCCTTCCACGCCATGAAGATTCAGCAGTTCATGGACGTCGACCTGCCGACGGTGGTGGTCACTGCCTCGCTGCCCGGCGCGGCGCCGGCGCAGATGGAAACCGAGGTGGCGCGCAAGATCGAGAATTCGGTGGCGACGCTGCAGGGCATCAAGCATATCTACACCAAGGTGCAGGACGGGACGGCGACGGTGACCATTGAGTTCCGCCTCGAAAAGCCGACGCAGGAAGCCGTCGACGACGTCCGCGATGCGGTCTCGCGCATCCGTGCCGACCTCCCCGGCGAACTCCGCGACCCGGTCATCAGCAAGGTCAACCTCTCCGGCGCGCCGATCCTGACCTATACCGTCACCTCCAGCCGCATGGACGACGAGGCGTTGTCGTGGTTCGTCGACAACACGGTGACCAAGTCCATCCTCAGCGTGCGCGGCGTTGGCGCCGTGTCGCGCGTCGGCGGGGTGACGCGCGAAATCCGCGTCGAACTCGATCCGGCCCGCCTTCTCGCGCTGCGCGCCACGGCATCCGACGTCTCCCGCCAGTTGCGCCAGATCCAGCAGGAAGCCTCCGGTGGCCGTTCCGACATCGGCGGCGCCGAACAGTCGGTACGCACCATCGCCACCGTCAAGTCGGCCGAGGAACTCGGCGCCCTCGAGATCGCGCTGAGCGACGGCCGGCGGATCCGCCTCGACCAGTTGGCGAGCGTCACCGACACCGTCGCCGAGCAGCGCTCGGCGGCCCTGCTCAACGGCAAGCCGGTAGTCGGCTTCGAGATCGTCCGCAGCCGCGGCGCCGGCGAAGTCGAGGTCGCCGACGGCGTGCGCGCCCGCCTCGAGAAGATCCAGGCCGAGCATCCCGACGTCACCATCACCGAAGCCTTCAATTTTGTCGATCCGGTCATCGAGAATTTCGAGGGCTCGATGTGGCTGCTGATCGAGGGCGCCATTCTCGCCGTCATCGTCGTCTGGCTCTTCCTGCGCGACTGGCGGGCCACCGTGGTTTCGGCGACGGCGCTGCCGCTGTCGATCATCCCGACCTTTGCCGTGACCTACCTGATGGGCTTCACGCTCAACGTCGTCACCCTGCTCTCGCTGTCGCTGGTGGTCGGAATATTGGTGGATGACGCCATCGTCGAGATCGAGAACATCATGCGCCACCTGCGCATGGCCAAGACACCCTATCAGGCGGCGATGGAGGCGGCCGACGAAATCGGGCTGGCGGTGATCGCCACCACCTTCACGCTGATCGCCGTCTTCCTGCCGACCGCCTTCATGAGCGGCGTGCCGGGCAAATTCTTCGTCCAGTTCGGGTGGACCGCAGCCATCGCCGTCTTCTTCTCGCTGGTCGTCGCGCGCATGCTGACGCCGATGATGGCCGCCTACATCCTCCAGCCGCCGCGTGGCGAACATCGCGAGCCCGCGTGGATGGCCATCTACACGCGCTGGGCGGCCTGGTGCCTGAAGCACCGGCTGGCAACCATGGGCGCCACCGCCGTCTTCTTCTTCGGTTCCTTTTCCCTGGTGCCCCTGCTGAACAAGGGTTTTCTGCCACCGGACGACCTGTCGCAGACCCAGGTCGCCCTCGCCCTGCCCCCCGGGAGTACGTTCAGCGAGACGTTTGCCGCCGCCGAGCACGCGCGCCGGATCGTCGAAGAGAACCCCCACGTCCGCATGGTCTATACCGCCATCGGCGGCGGCGCCACCGGCAGCGATCCGTTCGCCCCGCGCGGCGCGGCGGAAGTGCGCAAGGCGACGCTGACCATCAACATGACGCCGCGCCGCGAACGCGGCGGCGTCCGCAAGCTCGACGTCGAGCGTCAGTTGCGTGACGCCCTTGCCGTGCTGCCCGGCGTCCAGGTCAAGATCGGTTTCGGCGGCTCGAGCGGCGAGAAATACATCCTGGTCCTCGCCGGAGAAAACGGTGAAGCGCTCTCCGAGCACGCCCGCATCGTCGAGCGCGAATTGCGCACCATTCCCGGGATCGGGGCGGTCACCTCGACGGCCAGCCTGGTCCGCCCGGAGCTTGTCGTGCGCCCCGATTTTGCCCGGATGGCCGATCTCGGCGTCACCTCGGCCGCCATTGCCGACACGCTGCGCATCGCCACCGCCGGCGATTACGACCAAAGTCTGGCCAAGCTCAACCTGACCCAGCGCCAGATTCCCATCGTCGTCAGCCTGCCGCCGGCGGCCCGTCAGGACATTGCGCTGCTCGAACGCCTGACCGTCCCCGGCAAAAATGGCCCGGTGATGATAGCCAACGTGGCCACCCTCAGCCTGGCCGGCGGTCCGGCGGAAATCGACCGCTATGACCGCCTGCGCAACATCAATTTCGAGATCGAACTGAACCAGCAGCCGCTCGGCGAGATTGAGGAAAAAATCCTGGCCCTGCCCAGCGTCAGCAAACTGCCGCCCGGCATTTTGCGCACCACGATCGGCGACGCCGAGGCGATGGCCGAACTGTTCGACAGCTTCGGCCTCGCCATGCTGACCGGGGTGCTCTGCATCTACATCGTGCTGGTCCTGCTGTTCCGCGATTTCATGCAGCCGGTGACCATTCTCGCCGCCCTTGTGCTCTCGGTTCCTGGCG
This window of the Candidatus Dechloromonas phosphoritropha genome carries:
- a CDS encoding AAA family ATPase, whose translation is MFRLEKLEVVHWDFWQRLVLPLDASIVTIVGPNGSGKTTLLDALRTLLALDCSKKRDYKRYVRRNGEDFCWLRGVVDNRRQPSGRRPFWPPFSSDRVTLACRIEKKGGDWTRHYLIAEGDTPIEALHTGATPLGVREYQQMLHGAGLTPAIGQVLSLEQGQTDKLCELSPKALLDLVFQVFGDREVLDRYQEARQHQEATRRELLELEAQLDRLQVRIQKTEFEVDNYQTWSRLNADRNRLFSEIRLRLEYHLLGDSIAKGSSQIIGMQREWRSFLADKMALQASRPQAEADLSAAETRRVAALAEEQRAIDAQAPINREAGKLEGLLNERDRLLRLAKEAGDDPEVIVRQQGAAETRRDALRLELAGWQGEQRELEAVIAALASGQRAEPGDIRDFRAALDDAGIAHDLLVDLVEITDTGWQKAVEALLAPYAHLVVLHRERDAEAAFALGEKHKYRHFIVPERSEPSLPAPGSVAEVVHFRRPVPGWIDRLLDRTQRVDAAHAGARLPRAQDWVTKSGYLRERRGGRHAAPEQARFGAARLTAVQAQLAKLAPRIAKHKADIAECEQTIATCRAHQDGKNATQNLAARAAEFAAAEAQNTSLESHRQRVREDLNHTRQQRNEADDAWRQAERAVEKTTAQLQDVDKRLAEKANKPARLQQAERLRSLRRSRRTLPANWLDETANAEIAKEWESLATIDREIHKIERDLAEKTWITDANILLTRDKLKADADRQAEELADRARDNRMAEAQTLAAREQYVNVLRATVRRYGRNLRTLGEMADIKVEAELPLLADDDVALGQAALTVKFDFDEKGFMGLNDGDASGGQQVMKSLILLIALMMEESRPGGFVFIDEPFAHLDIVNIDRVAGFLKTTQAQYLLTTPVTHNVNVHDPSLLTLVTFKKKPGAPWAPRVGVLVRDSE
- the prfB gene encoding peptide chain release factor 2 (programmed frameshift) → MEAELINSISYKLDDLAQRAAELRRYLDYDQKRERLTLLNLEMEDPKIWDDPKRAQELGREKKSLEDIVLILETVDNGINDGRELFAMGKDDGDDDTLLAVEADNAGLEQKLAVLEFRRMFNNPQDPNPCFLEIQAGAGGTEAQDWAAMLLRMYLKFGEKKGFTVEVMEESEGDVAGVKGATIKFTGDYAYGTLRTETGIHRLVRKSPFDSNARRHTSFTSVFVYPEVDDSIEIDINPADVRTDTYRASGAGGQHINKTDSAVRLTHIPSGIVVQCQNDRSQHRNRDEAWQMLRARLYELELRKQMAEQQKLEDAKSDIGWGHQIRSYVLDQSRIKDLRTNHETGNTQAVLDGDLDDFIEASLKQGV
- a CDS encoding efflux RND transporter permease subunit; this translates as MNVSAWSIRNPIPAILVFVMLTLLGVMAFHAMKIQQFMDVDLPTVVVTASLPGAAPAQMETEVARKIENSVATLQGIKHIYTKVQDGTATVTIEFRLEKPTQEAVDDVRDAVSRIRADLPGELRDPVISKVNLSGAPILTYTVTSSRMDDEALSWFVDNTVTKSILSVRGVGAVSRVGGVTREIRVELDPARLLALRATASDVSRQLRQIQQEASGGRSDIGGAEQSVRTIATVKSAEELGALEIALSDGRRIRLDQLASVTDTVAEQRSAALLNGKPVVGFEIVRSRGAGEVEVADGVRARLEKIQAEHPDVTITEAFNFVDPVIENFEGSMWLLIEGAILAVIVVWLFLRDWRATVVSATALPLSIIPTFAVTYLMGFTLNVVTLLSLSLVVGILVDDAIVEIENIMRHLRMAKTPYQAAMEAADEIGLAVIATTFTLIAVFLPTAFMSGVPGKFFVQFGWTAAIAVFFSLVVARMLTPMMAAYILQPPRGEHREPAWMAIYTRWAAWCLKHRLATMGATAVFFFGSFSLVPLLNKGFLPPDDLSQTQVALALPPGSTFSETFAAAEHARRIVEENPHVRMVYTAIGGGATGSDPFAPRGAAEVRKATLTINMTPRRERGGVRKLDVERQLRDALAVLPGVQVKIGFGGSSGEKYILVLAGENGEALSEHARIVERELRTIPGIGAVTSTASLVRPELVVRPDFARMADLGVTSAAIADTLRIATAGDYDQSLAKLNLTQRQIPIVVSLPPAARQDIALLERLTVPGKNGPVMIANVATLSLAGGPAEIDRYDRLRNINFEIELNQQPLGEIEEKILALPSVSKLPPGILRTTIGDAEAMAELFDSFGLAMLTGVLCIYIVLVLLFRDFMQPVTILAALVLSVPGAFLALFVTSTAVSMPSMIGLIMLMGIATKNSILLIDYVILARRDHGLDRWHALLDACRKRARPIIMTTVAMGAGMLPIAIGLGTDPSFRAPMAIVVIGGLITSTFLSLLVVPVVFTYVDDTISWLKRHTFRARA
- a CDS encoding efflux RND transporter periplasmic adaptor subunit encodes the protein MNRPQSNKMLWLLSALSALTLAGCSDRTPTATQTAKPALTVTTVTPQTLPWPQTLSASGNVAAWQEAIIGPEISNYRITEVRANIGDAVKKGDVLARIASDAVDSELAETRAAVAEAEATLAEARANNERARQLRDKGFYSAQQGVQTQTATDTALARLNATKARLQSAELRRSKASVIAPDDGIVSARSATVGSLTQTGEELFRLIRGGRLEWRAEVTAAELIRLQPGQPARLESPNGIAVSGTIRAVAPTVDPQTRNGIVYVDLPPEAGKALSAGMFTRGEFDLGQRPALTLPQSAVLLREGFAYVFRIDPGGNDLAKVTLTKVGTDRRNVGRIEVSGIDAGSQVVASGAGFLADGDTVRIVAAEKQP